AGGCAAGGGGGCGTGTGAGGCTGTTTTCACGCACCTGTGAGTTGGAGGAGGGCGTCTTTCTCCGGGGCGGCGCCATCGTCTGCCGCTCCGGCGGAACAGAGCGTGAAGTGCTGAAAACAGAGGATATTTTCCTGCCGGGCGTGCATAATATCGAAAACTATATGGCCGCCATCGCGGCGGTGGAGGGCCTGGTCTCCGACGAAACCATCCGGGAGGTTGCAAGAACCTTCCAGGGAGTGGAGCACCGCATCGAACTGGTGCGCACCCTCAGGGGCGTCCGCTACTACAACGATTCCATTGCCAGCAGCCCCTCCCGCACCATCGCCGGGCTCCGCTCTTTTCCGGAAAAGGTCATCCTGATCGCCGGCGGCTATGATAAGCACATTCCCTTTGACGTGCTGGGGCCCGAAATCGTGGAGCATGTCAAGCTGCTGATCCTTTGCGGCGCCACGGCCGATCAAATCCGAGCCGCCGTGACGGGGGCTTCCAATTATCGGCCGGGCTGTCCGGAGATGGTGGAGGTCCACACCCTTCAGGAGGCGGTGGAGACCGCGTCCAATCGTGCGGTTTCCGGGGATGTGGTGACGCTTTCACCGGCCTGCGCGGCCTTTGACCAATTTCCCAATTTCATGGTGCGGGGAACGGCGTTCAAATCCATTGTCAATGATTTGAAATAAGGAAAAGCTGTCTTTGCATAGGCTTTCATGATGAGGTGAGGCCAATGCGCGGATACTTTTTCTACCGATACCGGCTGAGCCGGAAGAAATCGGCGCTGGCGCTGTTTTTTCTTGTGTCAGTCCTGCTGGCCATCGCGCTGCTGACGGCCACGTTTCAGCTCAGGCCCATCCTGAGCAGCATGGCCACGGCCCGCGTGTCCAACACGGTGACCAGGGTGGTCACCGAGGCGGTGAACCAGACCATCGACAGCGGGGAGATCGACTACAGCAATCTGGTGTCTTTTGAAAAGGACAATGATGGAAAGGTGACGGCGGTCAAAAGCAATATGGCGGAGTTCAACCGTCTCCAGTCCAAGATTTTGGACCGGGTGCTGGAGAAGCTCTCCGAGGTGTCCACCAAGGAGCTGTCCATTCCCCTTGGCAGTTTGAGCGGCTCCGCGCTGCTCTCCGGCCGCGGGCCGCTGATTACGGTTAAAATGCAGTCTGTGGGATCGTCGTCTGCATCTCTGGAGAATGTCTTTACCTCCGCGGGGATCAATCAGACGCGGCACCAGATTCAGCTCAATGTGGATGTGGTCGCCAGCATCCTGATGCCCGGGTTTTCCACCGCCACCAAGGTGAGCAACTCCTTTGTGGTGGCGGAGACCGTGATCGTGGGGTCAGTGCCGGAATCCTATACCTATTTCAATTCAGACGCACCCATTGCAGAGGATGCCAGGGAATTTATTTTGAACGGAAATTGAGGAGAACTTCATGGACTATCGTGAGAAAATGAAGGAACTGCGGGACACGCTGAACGAGCATGGATATCGCTACTATGTTTTGGATGATCCCATTATTCAGGACTATGAATACGACCAGCTGCTCCGCCAGCTTGAGGATTTGGAAAAGGAGCATCCGGAGGAAATCACACCGGATTCTCCCACCCAGCGGATCGGCGGACGGACGCTGGAGGGATTTGACACCGTGACCCATGAGGTGCCTCTGGAGAGTTTGCAGGACGTATTCTCTCCGGAGGAGGTGGAGGAGTTCTGCCAGCGGATGGAGAATCAGCTGGGCGGCGATGTGGAGTACACGGTGGAGCCAAAGGTCGACGGACTCTCCGTTGCGCTGGAATACCGGAACGGGGCCTTTTTCCGGGGCGCCACCCGCGGCGACGGCCGGGTGGGGGAGGATGTCACGGAGAACCTGAGAACCATCATGTCGATTCCCATGACGCTGCCGGAAAAGCTCCCGAAGCTGATTGTCCGGGGAGAGGTCTATATGTCCCGCAGCGTATTTGAGGAGCTCAACGCCATCCGGGAGCTCAACGGAGAGCCGCTCATGGCAAATCCAAGAAATGCGGCCGCCGGCTCCCTGCGCCAGTTGGACCCCAAAATTGCGGCAAAGCGGCGTCTTGACATCCAGATTTTCAATCTTCAGCTTGCTGAGGGAAAGAAGTTCTCCTCCCATACCGAAACGCTGCACTACCTGGAAAGCCAGCATTTTAAGGTAATTCCTTATCATACGGTATCCAAGGCGTCCGAATGCCAGCGGGAGATCGTGCGGCTCAATGAAGAGCGGCTGCAATTTCCCTTTGAAATCGACGGCGCTGTGGTCAAAGTCAACAGTCTGAGCGCCAGAGAGTTCCTTGGCAGCACGTCCAAAAATCCAAAGTGGGCCATTGCCTATAAGTACCCGCCGGAAAAGAAGCCCTCCAGAGTGGTGGATATTGTGGTTCAGGTGGGACGCACCGGCGTGCTGACGCCCAAGGCCACCTTGGAGCCGGTCCACCTGGCCGGGACCACCGTCACCAGCGCCTCACTGCACAATCAGGACTATATCGCGGAAAAAGACATCCGGATTGGGGATACGGTCATTGTGCAGAAGGCCGGCGAGATCATCCCGGAAATCGTGGAGGTGGACCTTTCCAAGCGACCAGAGGGAACGTCGCCCTATCAGTTCCCGGAGGCCTGCCCCGTCTGTGGCGCTCCGGTTTTCCGGGACATCGACGGCGCTGCCATCCGCTGCACAGGAGCGGAGTGTCCGGCCCAGCTGCTTCAGAACCTGACCCACTTTGCAAGCCGGGACGCCATGGATATCGACGGTCTGGGGCCTGCGGTCCTGCAGCAGATGATTGAGGCAAAGATAGTGTCCAACGCGGCGGACCTCTACGATCTGAAGGCGCCGGAGATCGCCCAATTGGATCGCATGGGCGTCAAATCCGCCGATAACGCGGTGGCTGCCATTGAGAAATCCAAGGGCAACGACCTGTCCCGCCTGCTTTACGCCCTGGGTATCCGCCAGGTGGGGGTGAAGGCCGCCAAGGTGCTCTCCTCCCACTTCAGAAGCTATGACGCCCTTGCGCAGGCCACGTTGGAGGAACTGACGGAGATCGAGGACATCGGCGCCGTCACCGCCCGGTTCATCCTCGATTGGGTGCGGAGCCCGCAGTCTAAAGACCTGATCGACCGCCTGAAAAAGGCCGGCGTCAATATGGAGAGCGTCAACCAGATGGTGGATGATCGCTTTTCCGGTATGACGTTCGTCCTGACCGGGGCGCTGAGCAAATTCACCCGGGACGAAGCCGCCGCGCTAATCGAAGAGCGGGGCGGGAAATCCGCCGGATCGGTCTCCAAGAAGACCACCTACGTGGTGGCCGGAGAGTCGGCGGGTTCCAAGCTGAAAAAGGCCCGGGACCTGGGCGTTCCCGTACTGACGGAAGAGGAGTTTGAAGAGATGCTGCGCTGAGCAAAAGTGGTATCACTGTAAAGTGATATCACTTTCTATGTATTGATTAATCAGGTCGGATCAGACTGTGATGTAGTTTTATGAGTACTGCTCAGCTCTTTTATCCGCACGTGGAAGCTTTTGAAAGCCTGCCGAAGGACCGCCGTCCCCACCCGGCGCCGGATCAGCCGGGCCTGGGGGACAGGCTGCGGCGCACTGAGGCCAAACAGCGACTCATCCACCGCCGGAATCAGATCATTCAATGCGGCATACAGCTCCGGGTCGGCTCCGCGCTGCAGCCGGAGAAGGAAGTCTCTTGGCGTTTCACCGGCTTTTTTCCGCCATGGGCCTGAGCGGCATCTCCGGACCAGGCAATAGTACACCCCCGCCGGCATATTCCGTATCCGCCACAAGAAGATGCGCAGGTGCAGCCGGCGGCGCCATGCGGCCAACAGCCGTCTGAGACCTGCCCAAAGGGAAACCCGCTGACGCAGTGGAGCTGCGGCTGCCGGCCGCGCCGCTTTTCCGCCGATCCGCAGCTTTCCCAACTGGCGCAGCACCCAGACAAACAGCACCAGCAGCAACGCGCCGCAGAGAACCGCCAAAACAATTAGCATAGCCGGATTTGCCTCCAGGCTCTCCTGCGCGGCCTGGGGCAGTGAGACAGCTCCGGGTTCCATCGAAAGCTCTCCCTGCCCGCCCATTGGAATCAGGGAGCACAGGAAGAGCAAAATCTTCCACATCAGATCCGCCAGGAACCTGACGCCGGCAACAGCAGCGTTCCACAAGACCACCAAACCCTGGCCCGCCGGGGCGGCCGCAAAGCTGACAAGCAGCCAAACCAGGATAAAGATCACAAGAAACATGAGCGCCACAATTCCCCATCCCCGCGCTCCCATCTGGCTTCCAGTCCGGTGGGAGATGATTCCCAAAATGGCTGCGGCGCATCCGGCGGCAATGGGAAGGCTCCAGAGGGTGGAGGCCCCGGTGAGTGAGAGGTAGCCGATGAACAGCACCAACAGCATCAGGCTGAGATCCAAGCACAGGATCAGGTAGGACAGCTTGGGCGGTTCCATAGCCAGCTGAGCGCCAAGTATCGTCAGCCAGAGGCAGATGATCCCCACAAACAGCAGCGACACCCATCCGCTTTCGCCACCTGAGAGCAGAACTGAAAGGAACAGGGCAGTCCCCATGGACACATTGAGAAGCGTAAAGGAGCGCATGGTGTGCTCCCGATGCAAAAAGGCGCGATTCAGCCCATAGAGCACCGGGGCATAGATCATGAGAACCTGGGGATAGTAGGCGGCCGGGGTCCGCTCCCCCAGCGTCATCAGGTAATAGAGGGTGCAGAAGATACAGGCGGAGGAAAACAGGGTGGTCAACGCGGAGAGGGTGTGTTTTTCACGCATGGCCCTGACCCTCCTTTAAGCCGCAGAGGCACACCGTCTCAAAGCCTCCATAGGGCTCCGGCTCACAGTAGGTGAGCAGAGACAGACAGGTGTGATCCAAATGCCGCAGCAGTGTCCGATCGGTCAGCGAGGCGATATCATAGGAGATATAATAGAACCGTCCCACATTTCCCGCAGCCTCATACAGTGTGTTCGTATCAAAGGCGGGAGCTTGGAGAAGGATGCTCCCGGAATTGGGGTCCCGCTTTGGTTCCATAGGCTGATAGGCAGCCAAAGCCCAGAGCAGCTCCTCTATGTGGGAAGAGGAGGGGAAGAGGTTGACCGGTTCACACTCTGCCCCGCGGCAGAGGCTGAGTCCGCAGGAAACCTGGCGCTCCGAGAGCAGGACAAGCTCGGAGGCCAGGATGCTGAGGGCGTCCTCCATCTCCTCCGGGTGTGGATCCGGCCCGCTGAAGCTCTCTCCGTCAA
This window of the Dysosmobacter acutus genome carries:
- the yunB gene encoding sporulation protein YunB, with protein sequence MRGYFFYRYRLSRKKSALALFFLVSVLLAIALLTATFQLRPILSSMATARVSNTVTRVVTEAVNQTIDSGEIDYSNLVSFEKDNDGKVTAVKSNMAEFNRLQSKILDRVLEKLSEVSTKELSIPLGSLSGSALLSGRGPLITVKMQSVGSSSASLENVFTSAGINQTRHQIQLNVDVVASILMPGFSTATKVSNSFVVAETVIVGSVPESYTYFNSDAPIAEDAREFILNGN
- the ligA gene encoding NAD-dependent DNA ligase LigA — protein: MDYREKMKELRDTLNEHGYRYYVLDDPIIQDYEYDQLLRQLEDLEKEHPEEITPDSPTQRIGGRTLEGFDTVTHEVPLESLQDVFSPEEVEEFCQRMENQLGGDVEYTVEPKVDGLSVALEYRNGAFFRGATRGDGRVGEDVTENLRTIMSIPMTLPEKLPKLIVRGEVYMSRSVFEELNAIRELNGEPLMANPRNAAAGSLRQLDPKIAAKRRLDIQIFNLQLAEGKKFSSHTETLHYLESQHFKVIPYHTVSKASECQREIVRLNEERLQFPFEIDGAVVKVNSLSAREFLGSTSKNPKWAIAYKYPPEKKPSRVVDIVVQVGRTGVLTPKATLEPVHLAGTTVTSASLHNQDYIAEKDIRIGDTVIVQKAGEIIPEIVEVDLSKRPEGTSPYQFPEACPVCGAPVFRDIDGAAIRCTGAECPAQLLQNLTHFASRDAMDIDGLGPAVLQQMIEAKIVSNAADLYDLKAPEIAQLDRMGVKSADNAVAAIEKSKGNDLSRLLYALGIRQVGVKAAKVLSSHFRSYDALAQATLEELTEIEDIGAVTARFILDWVRSPQSKDLIDRLKKAGVNMESVNQMVDDRFSGMTFVLTGALSKFTRDEAAALIEERGGKSAGSVSKKTTYVVAGESAGSKLKKARDLGVPVLTEEEFEEMLR